In one window of Ruminococcus albus AD2013 DNA:
- a CDS encoding PASTA domain-containing protein, whose amino-acid sequence MMKNRLKNLGYRASDSDADILRDEFADFGKDAQIPDDAKERILSSVMGKAGFKMNNTNGIIKGHKNIPENKTDKNITTSNGKLRIHRGGAIAACIAVLAAGAVTSTMLFGKKINTDSPASSKTENTSADEKTTSAENDDNVTMPDLIGENIDSLDQDYDYLPDVVIAYENNPDYDDGIIFWQSPEPGEPINSYDKVILRVSGRNNTVVLPNLVGKNIDQVQQDWGDKLNIEVQDEYNNDYEEGIIFWQSQTAGKNVKEGFTITLKVSRGKQLTVIPDVSGFESEVAESELRAAGFTVVLRSKYDDNVAEGIAIGTEPAAGTEFALEGAVTLYISKGPLDTKVKVPNVIGLNKESAIKLLEENDLKAKVVDLPHDGDKGMVIDQDFESDRIVEKDSEIRIYISTGVSDPVDLTISIPMPDGLSGEFTLDGYVNGNRRYTQTISNGETVAGGAITMDISGKKTETITVSLTNESTGKSVNYAEFFVDYDKKTAELNGSLNIDGLLATMK is encoded by the coding sequence ATGATGAAGAACAGATTGAAAAACTTAGGCTATCGTGCATCTGACAGTGACGCTGATATCCTTCGTGACGAGTTCGCTGATTTCGGCAAAGATGCTCAGATACCTGATGATGCCAAAGAACGTATTCTCTCCTCCGTAATGGGAAAGGCAGGATTCAAAATGAATAATACGAACGGTATCATAAAGGGACATAAAAATATCCCAGAGAACAAAACGGATAAAAATATAACCACTTCTAACGGTAAGCTGAGGATACACCGCGGCGGAGCAATAGCAGCTTGTATCGCAGTGCTGGCGGCTGGTGCAGTAACATCAACCATGCTTTTCGGGAAAAAGATCAATACCGATAGTCCCGCTTCGTCAAAGACGGAGAATACTTCCGCAGATGAAAAGACTACATCAGCAGAGAACGACGACAATGTTACTATGCCTGATTTGATAGGAGAAAATATTGATAGTTTAGATCAGGATTATGATTATTTACCCGATGTGGTTATCGCATATGAAAACAATCCTGATTATGATGACGGTATTATCTTCTGGCAGAGCCCTGAACCCGGAGAACCGATAAACAGCTATGATAAAGTCATTCTTAGAGTAAGCGGCAGAAATAACACTGTTGTCCTCCCAAACTTAGTTGGCAAAAATATAGATCAGGTACAGCAGGATTGGGGAGATAAGCTAAATATCGAGGTTCAGGATGAGTACAATAATGATTACGAAGAGGGTATCATCTTCTGGCAGAGCCAGACAGCAGGTAAGAACGTTAAGGAAGGTTTCACTATCACTCTTAAGGTAAGCCGCGGCAAGCAGTTGACAGTTATCCCTGATGTTTCTGGTTTTGAATCCGAAGTTGCAGAGAGCGAACTTAGAGCTGCCGGCTTCACAGTCGTTCTGAGAAGCAAATACGATGATAATGTTGCTGAAGGTATAGCTATTGGCACAGAACCTGCAGCAGGTACTGAATTTGCTCTCGAAGGTGCAGTTACACTTTACATCAGCAAGGGTCCGCTGGATACTAAAGTCAAGGTACCTAACGTTATTGGTCTGAACAAAGAAAGTGCTATCAAACTTCTGGAAGAGAACGATCTAAAAGCCAAAGTTGTTGATTTGCCTCATGACGGCGATAAGGGTATGGTTATCGATCAGGATTTTGAGTCGGATCGTATAGTTGAGAAAGATTCAGAGATAAGGATCTATATTTCCACAGGCGTGTCGGATCCCGTTGATCTGACGATCAGCATTCCTATGCCTGACGGTCTTAGCGGTGAATTTACACTCGATGGCTATGTAAACGGAAATAGACGTTATACTCAGACCATATCCAACGGCGAAACTGTTGCAGGTGGTGCGATAACAATGGATATCTCAGGTAAGAAGACTGAGACTATCACAGTATCCTTAACAAATGAGAGTACAGGCAAATCAGTAAACTACGCTGAATTCTTTGTAGATTATGATAAGAAGACTGCTGAACTGAATGGTTCTCTGAATATAGACGGTTTGCTTGCCACAATGAAGTAA
- a CDS encoding RNA polymerase sigma factor, whose protein sequence is MNDNELLILLQSDHERGLEQTVRQYSAYVYKIACTRLYDVCTNEDIEEAVSDVFLAFYNAGVDNGFKFRSVQAILGVIAKRHCIDVFRKKSKCIDTVDYDELENCIADDKDESRELLEAVKELGEPDSTIFIRKYYFGQKNIDIAKELHMSKGTVNMRISRGLKKLKKILEGRE, encoded by the coding sequence ATGAATGACAATGAACTTCTGATCTTGTTGCAGTCCGATCACGAGCGAGGGCTTGAACAGACTGTCAGACAATACAGCGCATATGTATATAAGATAGCCTGCACACGTCTTTATGATGTATGCACAAATGAGGATATCGAGGAAGCTGTCAGCGATGTTTTTCTTGCATTTTACAATGCAGGGGTGGATAACGGCTTCAAATTCCGTTCGGTACAAGCTATTTTGGGTGTTATAGCAAAGCGGCATTGTATTGATGTATTCCGCAAAAAAAGCAAATGCATAGATACGGTAGATTACGATGAGCTTGAAAACTGCATTGCCGATGATAAGGATGAGAGCAGGGAACTGCTTGAAGCAGTAAAAGAGCTTGGCGAACCTGACAGCACAATATTTATACGCAAGTACTATTTCGGTCAGAAGAACATTGACATTGCCAAAGAGCTCCACATGAGCAAAGGCACGGTAAACATGAGAATATCCCGCGGTCTGAAAAAACTAAAAAAGATATTGGAGGGCAGAGAATGA
- a CDS encoding alpha-hydroxy-acid oxidizing protein, which yields MGYERISDANIINEKYMDSILFEERLIDSIAADTEMEFLGEKFSMPIFMPAFSHLSNFGGRELTGLEEYSLAAKELNVLNFVGMVENDMFEKIVNTGAKTVRIVKPYADNGKVRDQMQFAEAHGAFGIGMDIDHIFGTSGYDICMGENMTAQSADLLRSYVESSKLPFIVKGVLSVRDALLCADIGAKAIIVSHHHGRLPYAVPPMMILPEIKEALKGRDVRIIVDCGIASGSDVYKAIALGADAAAVGRAILPSLEKDGTEGVKACFSNIRDELRYVMSFTGFSKVRDIDGSALRFTR from the coding sequence ATGGGATACGAAAGAATAAGCGATGCAAATATAATCAACGAAAAGTATATGGACTCCATACTATTTGAGGAACGGCTGATTGATTCTATTGCAGCGGACACCGAAATGGAATTCTTAGGCGAGAAATTTTCAATGCCGATATTTATGCCAGCATTTTCGCACCTCAGTAATTTCGGAGGACGTGAACTTACAGGTCTGGAGGAATATTCCCTTGCGGCAAAAGAACTCAATGTGCTGAATTTTGTGGGCATGGTTGAGAATGATATGTTTGAGAAGATAGTAAACACAGGTGCTAAGACGGTTCGTATAGTTAAGCCCTACGCCGATAACGGCAAGGTACGCGACCAGATGCAGTTTGCCGAAGCTCACGGGGCTTTTGGCATCGGAATGGATATAGACCACATTTTTGGTACAAGCGGATACGATATCTGCATGGGCGAAAATATGACAGCGCAAAGTGCAGATTTGCTTCGTTCCTATGTTGAGTCTTCAAAGCTTCCGTTTATTGTAAAGGGCGTGCTTAGTGTACGCGATGCTTTGCTGTGTGCTGATATCGGAGCAAAGGCGATAATAGTCAGCCACCATCACGGCAGACTTCCCTATGCAGTACCGCCTATGATGATACTTCCCGAGATAAAAGAAGCCCTCAAAGGCAGAGATGTTCGTATAATAGTTGACTGCGGTATCGCAAGCGGTTCGGATGTCTACAAGGCTATTGCTCTTGGTGCTGACGCTGCTGCGGTAGGCAGAGCAATACTTCCGTCACTAGAGAAAGATGGAACAGAGGGTGTAAAAGCCTGCTTCTCCAATATCCGAGACGAACTGAGATACGTCATGAGCTTTACGGGATTCTCGAAAGTAAGAGATATCGATGGTTCTGCACTTAGATTCACAAGATAA
- a CDS encoding sugar phosphate isomerase/epimerase family protein, whose translation MRLGTSSPLRHSSADEWAKNHCVLGCSAVVFPVQSNEPLDRIDEYKNAAEKNGLMIAEVGIWRNALAANEQERRKNLDYCVEQLRLADYLGARCAVNVAGAFGERWDGGYKANFTDEAWKQTVSMIQYIIDTANVKDTYFTIEPMPWMIPTSPKQYLRLIEMVDRDRFAVHLDAINMINSAERYFGMEEFIDECAELLGSKIRSCHLKDVHLKQEYTIQLEEFAPGQGEFPLRYYAEAMDKIDSDMPMILEHLNTDEEYLKYLAYLKGQLNGLYKVL comes from the coding sequence ATGAGACTTGGTACATCGTCGCCTCTCAGACATTCTTCTGCTGATGAATGGGCAAAAAATCACTGCGTGTTAGGGTGTTCCGCAGTGGTTTTTCCCGTTCAGAGCAATGAACCTTTAGACCGCATCGATGAATATAAAAATGCGGCTGAAAAAAACGGGCTCATGATAGCAGAGGTGGGAATTTGGAGAAATGCTCTCGCTGCTAATGAGCAGGAGAGACGTAAAAATCTCGACTACTGTGTTGAACAGTTAAGGCTTGCAGATTATCTTGGAGCAAGGTGTGCGGTGAATGTGGCAGGTGCTTTCGGAGAACGCTGGGACGGCGGATACAAGGCTAATTTCACCGACGAAGCTTGGAAGCAAACTGTATCTATGATACAGTACATCATCGATACAGCTAATGTGAAGGATACATACTTCACCATTGAACCAATGCCATGGATGATACCAACCAGCCCAAAACAGTATCTCCGTCTTATCGAAATGGTAGACCGTGACAGATTTGCAGTTCATCTTGATGCTATTAATATGATAAATTCAGCCGAGAGATATTTTGGCATGGAAGAATTCATTGATGAGTGCGCTGAACTTCTGGGTAGTAAAATAAGAAGCTGTCATTTGAAAGATGTTCACCTTAAACAGGAGTATACCATTCAACTTGAAGAGTTTGCTCCCGGTCAGGGAGAATTTCCGCTGAGATATTACGCAGAGGCTATGGATAAGATCGACAGCGATATGCCGATGATACTTGAACATCTGAATACGGATGAGGAGTATCTGAAATATCTTGCCTATTTAAAGGGGCAGTTAAATGGGCTTTACAAGGTATTGTGA
- a CDS encoding 1-deoxy-D-xylulose-5-phosphate synthase has protein sequence MYEILDRVNSPEDVKKLDIAELKGLAQDIRDAMMNRLSKRGGHFGPNFGIVETTIAMHYVFDSPKDKFVFDVSHQCYPHKILTGRKLAYTDDAHFGDVSGYTNPEESAHDFFNVGHTSTSVSLAAGLAKGRDLTGGKENIIAVIGDGSLSGGEALEGIDFAGEMDTNFIIVVNDNDMSIAENHGGMYKNLKALREGNGKAETNLFTAMGLDYVFVADGNDIEQLIEAFKGVKDSTKPVVVHIVTKKGKGYTIAENNKEHWHWSMPFDPETGKSTVNWGGGENYGSLTADYLTKKMDKDKSVCAITAATPMVFGFDEKLREKYKNQFFDVGIAEETAVALASGIAKNGGKPVFGVNSTFMQRTYDQIMQDVCLNSSAVTFLVFSASVYGMSDVTHIGIYDIPMISNIPGLAYLAPTCAEEYIAMLDWAVEQDSYPVAIRVPGNGVVHTDREIPTDYSELNKAELVKHGDGAAIIAVGGFYQIGEKAVDILSQQGINAALINPRFVTGLDTPMLDTLKENCKVVITLEDGSLDGGFGQKIAAYFGSSDVNVRCYGMCKEFYDRYNANELLDNLGITPEKIAADIAAMLK, from the coding sequence ATGTACGAGATACTTGACAGGGTAAACTCTCCCGAGGACGTTAAAAAGCTGGATATCGCCGAACTGAAAGGACTTGCACAGGACATCAGAGATGCTATGATGAATCGTCTTTCCAAGCGCGGCGGACATTTCGGTCCTAACTTCGGTATAGTTGAAACAACGATAGCTATGCATTATGTTTTTGATTCTCCGAAGGATAAGTTCGTATTTGACGTATCTCATCAGTGCTATCCTCACAAGATACTCACAGGAAGAAAGCTGGCTTACACAGATGATGCGCACTTCGGAGATGTTTCAGGTTATACTAACCCTGAAGAAAGCGCCCACGATTTCTTCAATGTTGGTCATACATCTACTTCGGTGAGCCTTGCTGCAGGTCTTGCTAAGGGCAGAGACCTTACAGGTGGAAAGGAAAATATAATCGCAGTTATCGGTGACGGTTCTCTCAGCGGCGGCGAAGCTCTGGAGGGTATAGACTTCGCAGGGGAGATGGACACCAATTTTATCATTGTGGTGAATGATAATGATATGTCCATCGCCGAGAATCACGGCGGTATGTACAAAAATCTTAAAGCTCTGCGCGAAGGCAATGGTAAGGCTGAAACAAATCTGTTTACAGCTATGGGGTTGGATTATGTTTTCGTGGCAGACGGTAATGATATCGAACAGCTTATAGAAGCTTTTAAGGGTGTAAAAGATTCTACAAAGCCTGTTGTGGTACATATTGTCACCAAGAAGGGCAAGGGCTATACGATTGCTGAAAACAATAAGGAGCACTGGCACTGGTCAATGCCCTTTGACCCCGAAACCGGTAAATCTACTGTTAATTGGGGCGGCGGCGAAAACTACGGTTCACTGACAGCTGATTATCTTACCAAAAAGATGGATAAGGACAAGTCAGTTTGCGCAATAACTGCGGCAACTCCTATGGTGTTTGGATTTGACGAGAAGTTGCGCGAGAAGTACAAAAATCAGTTTTTCGATGTTGGCATAGCAGAAGAAACTGCGGTCGCTCTTGCTTCGGGTATAGCAAAGAACGGCGGTAAGCCCGTGTTCGGTGTAAACAGCACATTTATGCAGAGAACATACGACCAGATAATGCAGGACGTTTGTCTTAACAGTTCTGCTGTTACATTCCTTGTATTCTCAGCTTCGGTATACGGTATGAGTGATGTTACACATATCGGTATATATGATATCCCGATGATATCGAATATCCCCGGACTTGCGTACCTTGCGCCAACCTGTGCAGAAGAGTATATTGCAATGCTTGACTGGGCAGTTGAGCAGGACTCATATCCTGTGGCTATACGTGTTCCCGGAAACGGCGTTGTACATACCGACAGGGAAATTCCCACTGATTACAGTGAACTGAACAAGGCTGAACTCGTAAAGCATGGTGACGGAGCAGCTATTATCGCAGTTGGAGGTTTTTATCAGATAGGCGAAAAGGCTGTTGACATACTTTCACAGCAGGGGATAAACGCTGCACTGATAAATCCAAGATTCGTAACAGGTCTTGATACGCCGATGCTGGATACTCTCAAAGAGAACTGCAAGGTTGTCATCACACTGGAGGATGGTTCTCTCGACGGCGGTTTCGGACAGAAGATCGCTGCATATTTCGGCAGCAGCGATGTAAATGTCAGATGCTATGGAATGTGCAAGGAGTTCTATGACAGGTATAATGCCAATGAGCTGCTTGACAATCTGGGTATCACACCCGAGAAAATAGCTGCTGACATTGCAGCTATGCTGAAATAA
- a CDS encoding C-GCAxxG-C-C family protein, with the protein MNNKSDLAIENHKNGQSCSSAVLNAFIDDAGITIDEAWEAAMRYAGGKMGKCGAVLAAEHVLKKKFGEEEALKKISELEMRFTQMNSSLMCHELKGIGTGKVLRTCRGCVTDAAVILEDLLR; encoded by the coding sequence ATGAATAATAAAAGTGATCTGGCGATAGAGAACCACAAGAATGGTCAGAGCTGTTCAAGCGCAGTTTTGAATGCTTTCATAGATGATGCAGGAATTACTATCGATGAAGCTTGGGAAGCTGCAATGCGTTATGCAGGCGGAAAGATGGGCAAATGCGGTGCCGTCCTTGCAGCAGAACACGTTCTTAAAAAGAAATTCGGTGAGGAAGAAGCTTTAAAGAAGATATCCGAACTTGAGATGCGTTTCACGCAAATGAACTCTTCGCTGATGTGTCATGAGCTTAAAGGTATTGGTACGGGCAAGGTACTAAGAACTTGCCGAGGCTGTGTGACCGATGCAGCTGTTATACTTGAAGACTTGCTTAGATAA
- a CDS encoding LacI family DNA-binding transcriptional regulator — protein MKKPVTLIDIAKACNTSNVTVSKALADKSGVSDELRAKIKQVAEEMGYVPSKTVTSRKKSNIGVLIPEKYVGLSGSFYWTLYNSLVQRLKRENLYCVIENLEYKDEENLVLPNIVTDRKISALISLGEISHVYAQNLSENVEHLILLDYYVPGLKVDSIVTNGYNGGYKLANYLISLGHRRIGFIGSKKATSSIFDRYMGYLKALIEHDLEIRDDWIIDDRDKYSDPIDLVFPDDMPTAFVCNCDEVAFQTIKQLREHGYSVPEDVSVVGYDNYLISEVSDPTITTISIDAEYMAELTVNTLIQRLNDPSTIYRMRTIEGDLVIKNSVLPLNR, from the coding sequence ATGAAAAAACCTGTTACCCTGATAGATATCGCTAAAGCCTGTAACACCAGCAATGTTACCGTTTCAAAGGCCCTTGCTGATAAGAGCGGTGTTAGCGATGAGCTGAGAGCTAAGATCAAACAGGTAGCTGAAGAAATGGGCTATGTGCCCTCCAAGACTGTGACATCACGCAAGAAGAGCAATATCGGTGTCCTCATACCCGAAAAATATGTGGGACTAAGCGGCTCTTTCTACTGGACACTGTACAACAGCCTTGTACAAAGACTGAAAAGAGAAAATCTGTACTGTGTCATCGAGAACCTTGAATACAAGGACGAGGAAAATCTGGTACTGCCTAATATCGTAACAGACAGAAAGATCTCTGCTCTTATCTCGTTGGGTGAAATTTCCCATGTGTATGCTCAGAATCTTTCGGAAAATGTTGAGCATCTTATTCTTCTGGACTACTATGTCCCCGGGCTTAAAGTTGACTCCATCGTTACCAACGGCTATAACGGTGGATATAAGCTTGCAAATTATCTCATAAGCCTTGGTCACAGACGTATCGGCTTTATCGGATCCAAGAAAGCTACATCCAGTATATTCGACAGATACATGGGATATCTCAAAGCGCTTATTGAGCATGACCTTGAAATACGCGATGACTGGATCATCGATGACAGAGACAAGTATTCAGATCCTATCGATCTTGTCTTCCCCGATGATATGCCTACTGCTTTTGTCTGCAACTGTGACGAGGTCGCTTTCCAGACCATCAAGCAGCTTCGTGAGCATGGGTATTCAGTACCCGAAGACGTATCTGTAGTTGGATACGATAACTACCTCATCTCCGAAGTCAGCGATCCGACGATAACCACTATCAGCATCGATGCTGAGTATATGGCTGAGCTGACTGTCAATACTCTTATACAGCGTCTGAACGACCCCAGTACCATATACCGTATGCGTACCATCGAGGGTGACCTTGTTATAAAGAACTCGGTACTTCCGCTGAACAGATAA
- a CDS encoding Crp/Fnr family transcriptional regulator — protein MSEIITRYVYSADKEGSPAECLGAHTHKYSKGEMIVVNLSNTLTETAIVTEGTVLIVNISSDGQKSILDICRKGDSFGCGVFPKIGLDACCAIAGSACSVAYLSYNKLLDGCDKKCSRHSIFIDSIIGGAARRYAAHIDILSRRTIREKVIAAFCFFLDTKKCIQQKLPVSLSELADYICCDRSAMMREIKRLNDEGILRSNGRRITLDTDISLL, from the coding sequence ATGAGTGAAATAATTACACGATACGTATATTCGGCAGATAAAGAGGGAAGTCCCGCTGAGTGTCTGGGCGCTCATACCCACAAATATTCAAAAGGCGAGATGATAGTCGTAAATCTCAGCAATACTTTAACTGAAACAGCGATAGTAACCGAGGGTACAGTGCTGATAGTCAATATCAGCAGTGACGGTCAGAAAAGCATACTCGATATCTGCCGCAAAGGCGATTCCTTCGGCTGTGGAGTTTTCCCGAAAATAGGACTTGATGCCTGCTGTGCTATCGCAGGCAGTGCCTGCAGTGTAGCATATTTAAGCTATAACAAACTTCTCGACGGCTGTGATAAAAAATGCAGCAGACACAGTATTTTCATAGACAGTATCATCGGAGGAGCAGCCCGCAGATACGCAGCCCATATAGATATACTCAGCCGGCGTACAATACGCGAAAAGGTCATCGCCGCTTTCTGTTTTTTTCTTGATACCAAGAAATGCATACAGCAGAAACTTCCCGTATCACTGTCAGAACTGGCGGATTACATCTGCTGCGACAGAAGTGCCATGATGCGTGAGATCAAACGTCTGAATGACGAAGGCATACTGCGCTCAAACGGAAGAAGGATAACACTTGATACAGATATCTCGTTACTGTGA
- the nrdD gene encoding anaerobic ribonucleoside-triphosphate reductase, with translation MKIIKRNGAEEVFDQAKIINAIKKANAAGEKGRISDEEIADVTDYVEYKCNKLGRAVTVEEIQDMVENQLMAKGAFELARRYVRYRYTRSLVRKTNTTDNKILSLIECANEEVKQENSNKNPAVNSVQRDYMAGEVSRDLTKRLLLPPDIVEAHEAGIIHFHDTDYYAQHMHNCDLVNLEDMLQNGTVISETLIEKPHSFSTACNIATQIIAQVASNQYGGQSISLAHLAPFVQISRVKIRKELEVEMAKLGVTPTQEKLEMITEERLRREITRGVQTIQYQVVTLLTTNGQAPFVTVFMYLNEAKNEQEKKDLAMIIEETLKQRAEGVKNESGVWVTPAFPKLIYVLEEDNIDEGTPYFYLTKLAAKCTAKRMVPDYISEKVMKKLKVDKNGEGHCYTCMGCRSFLTPYIDENGKPKYYGRFNQGVVTINLVDIALSSSKNMENFWKIFDDRLELCYRALMCRHERLKGTLSDAAPILWQYGALARLKKGETIDKLLFGGYSTISLGYAGLYECVKYMTGKSHTDPEAKPFALEIMQHMNDACKKWKEKENIDFSIYGTPLESTTYKFARCLQKRFGIVEGITDKSYITNSYHVHVTEQIDAFTKLKFESEFQHLSPGGAISYVEVPNMQKNIPAVLKVIRFIYDNIMYAELNTKSDYCQVCGFDGEIQIVEDDGKLIWECPQCHNRDQNKMNVARRTCGYIGTQYWNQGRTQEIRDRVLHL, from the coding sequence ATGAAGATAATAAAAAGAAACGGCGCTGAGGAAGTATTTGATCAGGCTAAGATAATTAATGCTATAAAAAAAGCAAATGCAGCAGGTGAAAAAGGCAGGATAAGCGATGAAGAGATAGCCGATGTCACCGATTACGTTGAATACAAATGCAACAAACTGGGCAGAGCTGTAACCGTTGAAGAGATACAGGATATGGTAGAGAACCAGCTTATGGCAAAAGGTGCTTTCGAGCTGGCTAGGAGGTATGTAAGATACCGTTACACCCGTTCTCTCGTAAGAAAGACCAACACCACCGATAACAAAATACTCAGCCTTATCGAGTGCGCAAACGAAGAGGTCAAGCAGGAAAACTCCAATAAGAACCCTGCTGTCAACAGTGTACAGCGTGACTATATGGCAGGCGAAGTCAGCCGTGACCTTACAAAAAGGCTTCTCCTTCCCCCCGATATTGTTGAGGCTCACGAGGCAGGCATAATCCATTTTCATGATACGGATTATTATGCACAGCATATGCACAACTGTGACCTTGTCAATCTCGAAGATATGCTGCAGAACGGTACTGTTATCAGTGAGACACTTATTGAGAAACCTCACAGTTTTTCCACTGCCTGCAATATCGCTACACAGATAATCGCCCAGGTAGCTTCAAATCAGTACGGCGGACAAAGCATCAGCCTTGCTCATCTAGCGCCTTTCGTTCAGATATCCAGAGTCAAGATACGCAAGGAGCTTGAGGTCGAGATGGCAAAGCTGGGTGTTACACCTACTCAGGAAAAGCTTGAAATGATAACCGAAGAAAGGTTGCGCAGAGAGATAACCAGAGGTGTACAGACGATACAGTATCAGGTCGTTACTCTGCTGACTACCAATGGACAGGCACCTTTTGTTACTGTGTTCATGTATCTTAATGAAGCTAAGAACGAGCAGGAAAAGAAAGACCTTGCAATGATAATCGAGGAGACCCTGAAACAGCGTGCCGAAGGCGTTAAGAACGAATCAGGAGTATGGGTCACTCCTGCCTTTCCGAAACTGATATATGTGCTTGAAGAGGATAACATCGATGAGGGCACGCCTTACTTCTACCTGACTAAGCTTGCTGCTAAATGTACTGCAAAGCGTATGGTGCCCGATTATATCTCAGAGAAGGTTATGAAGAAGCTGAAAGTCGATAAAAACGGTGAGGGACACTGCTATACCTGCATGGGATGCAGAAGTTTCCTGACACCTTATATAGATGAAAACGGCAAGCCTAAGTATTACGGACGCTTCAACCAGGGCGTTGTTACGATAAATCTTGTTGATATCGCGCTTTCAAGCTCAAAGAATATGGAGAACTTCTGGAAGATATTCGATGACAGGCTGGAGCTCTGTTACAGAGCACTGATGTGCAGACACGAACGTCTTAAAGGTACACTTTCAGATGCTGCACCGATACTGTGGCAGTACGGTGCGCTGGCACGACTTAAAAAGGGTGAAACGATAGACAAACTGCTGTTTGGCGGTTATTCGACTATATCTCTTGGATATGCGGGACTTTACGAGTGCGTGAAGTACATGACAGGCAAGAGCCACACCGACCCGGAAGCAAAGCCTTTCGCACTGGAGATAATGCAGCACATGAATGATGCCTGCAAGAAGTGGAAAGAAAAAGAGAACATCGATTTCTCAATATATGGAACTCCCCTTGAATCGACTACTTACAAGTTCGCAAGATGTCTGCAAAAGAGGTTTGGTATCGTCGAGGGTATTACCGACAAGAGCTACATCACAAACAGCTATCATGTCCATGTGACCGAGCAGATCGATGCTTTCACAAAGCTGAAATTCGAAAGCGAGTTCCAGCATCTCTCTCCCGGCGGTGCAATAAGCTATGTAGAAGTTCCCAATATGCAGAAAAATATTCCTGCTGTGCTGAAAGTTATCAGATTCATCTACGATAATATAATGTACGCTGAACTGAATACCAAGAGCGACTACTGCCAGGTATGCGGATTTGACGGCGAGATACAGATCGTTGAAGATGACGGCAAGCTTATCTGGGAGTGTCCTCAGTGCCACAACCGCGACCAAAACAAGATGAACGTTGCAAGACGTACCTGCGGTTACATCGGCACACAGTACTGGAACCAGGGAAGAACACAGGAAATTCGAGACAGAGTTCTGCACCTGTGA
- a CDS encoding GNAT family N-acetyltransferase, translated as MVELRPVDKNNIDDVLTLEVHEYQKSYVSTVAESLAQAYVYNDNAYPFAVYSGDEIVGFIMMGYYEVKQYYTLWKFLIDKDHQRRGYGRQALALGIKFLKDRFDVDSVYTGVVPGNAVANRLYRSVGFVPTGLIELGMEEMRLVLSQEGQ; from the coding sequence ATGGTAGAGCTAAGACCTGTTGACAAGAACAATATCGATGATGTGCTGACTCTGGAAGTTCATGAATACCAGAAAAGCTATGTTTCAACTGTGGCAGAATCTTTGGCACAGGCTTATGTCTATAATGATAATGCATACCCATTTGCGGTGTACAGCGGCGATGAAATAGTCGGATTCATAATGATGGGCTACTACGAGGTCAAGCAATATTACACTTTGTGGAAATTCCTCATAGATAAAGACCATCAGCGCAGGGGCTATGGCAGACAGGCACTCGCTCTTGGAATAAAATTCCTCAAAGACAGGTTCGATGTCGATTCTGTTTATACAGGAGTAGTTCCAGGCAATGCAGTCGCAAACCGATTGTACCGTTCGGTAGGATTCGTACCCACCGGGCTTATCGAACTTGGAATGGAAGAGATGCGACTTGTACTTTCACAGGAAGGACAGTGA